GCCGTGACACATCGGAACCCCGCCGGCAGGGATCGCTGCGAGGCAGGTGACACCCATGCTCTGGGAGAGCCTGTCGGCCGACACGTCGCGGTCGTAGAGATCGCCACAGAGCAGCGCGGTCGCGATGGCTGCGTTGCCAATCGTCATCCCGAGCTGTGCGACGGTGCCCTCGAGTGCCGCGCCAGAAATCGTCGGCGAGCCAGCGGGGAAGAGTGTGAGTTCGGGGAGCCGCGGAGCGGGAACGCCGGCTGCGAGCACTGCGGCGACGCCACCGAGTGCGAGCACGACGAGCACACTCGACTGGCGATAGCCCAGAAGCGCGAGCAGGCAGACGAGCGCGAGCCCGGCGACGGCGACGCCGGGCGCGCCGAGCGAGAGGTCGACCGCGGCCTCGAGCAGGAGGAGGGCGACGGCGAACTGTACGCCACGAATAACGGGTTCACCGACGACGCGCTGGAGGTGCCCGACGAGGCCGAACGAGCCCACGATCAGCAGAACGCCACCGGCGAGCAGCCCAGCCGCCGCGAGTTCGGGGTAAGAAAGCGAGCCGACGATCGCCAGGCCGACGAGCGCTTTCATCGGCTCGACGGAGAGCGGCATTCCGTAGTACAGCCCCCAGATAATCTGGAAGACGCCGAAGCCGACGAGCACGTGTGCGAGCGAGACGCTCGTCGTCGCAGCGAGCGCGACGAGCAACGGCAGGACAGTAACCGAATCTCCTAGCGCACCCGTGAGTTCGCTGGCCGAGAACTCGAGTTCGGTCTGTGCGTCTCGCCTGAACGAGTGCCCCATTCGGTGGTGCTTTGCCGGGCAGTGATTTCACTGTTTTCAGAAATCGAGTATGGTTGCGTCAGCGGCCGTCTTAAACCGTTATTGGTTACAGGGACGGAGTACGTATTGACGTCGAAGGTCGCCCTCATCGGCACTGTCCGCGAGCGGGACTCGAGTACACCGGATCATCACTCAGCACTACCGACTCCCAGTCCCTCAGGCAAACGAGCCGGTGGTTGCTGCCAACTGGGGATCAGCAGCCTGAAGAGCGGCCGCTGGGTGCGTGTTCGTATGGCTGATCTCGGCAAGATAGATCGCGAGTTCTTCGAGCGCCGGATTGCGCCGAATCTCGGTGCTGACCGGGACGACGTGGTTCTCGGGCCGACCCACGGTGTCGACTTCGGCGTGCTCGATATCGGCGGGCAGGCGTTCGTCACCGCGACCGATCCGCTCTCGATCCCGCCAGCGCTCGGGTTCGAACGCGCGGCACGGTTCGCGCTCGACCTCGTGCTCGCGGACGTGGCCGTCAGCGGCGTCGCGCCGTCACATCTCTCGGTCTGTTTCACGCTTCCCGAGACGATGTCCGACGGGGAGTTCGCGACCGTCTGGGAGACGTTTCACGAGGAGTGCGTCGATCTCGGTGTGTCCGTCGTGACGGGGCACACGGCCAGATACTCTGACCCGTCCCATCCGTGGGTCGGCGCAGCGACCGCGATGGGCGTCGGCGAGCACGACGAAATCGTCCGCCCAGACGGAGCGCGTGTCGGCGACCGACTCCTGCTGACGACCGGGCCTGCCGTCGAGTCTGTCGGACTCCTGAGTACGATCTTCGCCGACGAGATCGACCTTCCGGCGGACGTGCTCGCCGACGCACAGGAGCGCCTCGACGAGGTGTACGCCGTCCGGGACGCGCTCACGGCGGCCGCGGCAGGCTCTGGAACCGTCACCGCGATGCACGACGTAACCGAAGGCGGGCTCGCCGGCGCGCTGAACGAGATGGCCGCCGGTGCGGGTGCTCAGTTCGTGATCGACCGTGAGGCTGTACCGATGCGCCCCGGTGTCGCCGAACTCTGTGAGCATCTCGAAATCGACCCCTGGGCGATGACCAGCAGCGGCTCGCTTCTCATCGCGGTCGACCCCGACGGCGCTGCTGCGGTCACGGACGCACTCGAGAACAGGGGCACTGTCGTTGCGGACATCGGTCGAGTGGAGCGCGCCGAGTCCGCGGACGACTCTGCGGCAGGGGAGGTCGTCGTCGATGGAGAGCGGCTCGACCACCCGAACGAGGATCCGTCGTGGGCGGCATACGCGGAGCTTGCAACTGAGTAGCACAACCTGACGTGGCTGCAGGGTGTCGCGCTGAGTAACCCGACCCAGTCCGAATTACAATCCGCAGCGAACAGTGCACCATCATCGATTTGTATAACCAGTGAATACCAACAGCTATGAGAACACCAGCACCCGACAGCCGCCCCGTTGCGCTCACAATTGCGGGCAGTGACTCCGGCGGCGGGGCCGGTATCCAGGCCGACCTCGCGACGATGACTGCCCACGGCGTCTTCGGAACGTCGGCGATCACCGCCGTCACCGCCCAGCACACCCGCGGCGTCGAGCGCTCGTTCGCCCTCCCCACCGAGGAGGTCACAGCCCAGATTGACGCCGTCACCGGCGACTTCGCCGTTGGCGCGGCGAAAACGGGGATGCTCGCAACAACTGAACTCGTCGAAACCGTCGCCGAGAAGGCAGCCACGTTCGAGTTCCCACTCGTCGTCGACCCCGTGATGGTCGCGACGACCGGCGATCGATTGTTAGAACCCGATGCCGAGCGCGCCTACGAGGATCTCCTGTCGGAGGCGACTCTCGCCACGCCGAACGCGGACGAGGCCGAGGTGCTGACGGATATCGCAGTCACGGACGAGGAAAGCGCCCGCGAGGCTGGCGAGGCGATCCGTGACCTCGGCGTTGACGCAGTACTAGTGAAGGGGGGCCACGTTCCCGGAGAGACAGTCACCGACCTGCTCGTCACGGAGGCGGGGACGACGACGTTCGAACATCCGCGCGTCGGAACCGCGGCGACTCACGGCTCGGGCTGTACGCTGGCGGCGGCCATCGCGGCCCGGCTGGCGACCGGCGACGACCTCGAGACCGCAGTTAGCGGTGCGACTGACTTCCTCGCTCGCGCGGTGCGCTACGCCTACGATGTCGGTGAGGGTGACGGTGCGGTAAATCACGCCGTCGACCTGCGAAACCAGGCCGCGCGGGAGCCGACCGCCGAAGCCGTGCAAACGGTCGTCGACCGACTCGTCAACGCCGACGTCACCGCACTCGTCCCCGAGGTCGGGATGAACGTCGTCGGCGCGACGCCCTACGCCGAATCCGTCGACGAGACAGCCGCCGTCGAGGGCCGCATTACACGAACGTTGTCGGGCATCCAGCCGAACCGCGGCGTCCGCTTCGGCGCGTCGAGTCACGTCGCCCGCTTCCTCCTCTCCGCACGCGAATTCAGCCCCGACCTTCGGTTCGCCGTCAACTGCCGATTCGGACCGGATGTGGAGGCGGCGCTCGAGGCACTCGAGTGGGACGTCGCGGAGTACGATCGTGGGGACGAGCCGACGAGTAGTGCTGAACAGGAGGGCGAGACGATGGGGTGGGGCGCACAGCAGGCGTTCGGAGGCCGTGACGGCGAGCAGTCGCAGGAGTCGCAGGAGCCGTCCACAGCCGTGATCGACCGCGGTGCAGTCGGCAAGGAGGCGATGACGAAACTCGTCGCGGCTGATCCAGCGACCCTCGCGGAGCGTGTCGTGGCGCTCGACGCGGCACTCGAGCGCTGAAGTTGCACCGATCCCGAGGCCGCGTCAGTGGCTTCCTGTGGGAACAGTCGCCGCAAACCGAACGCTCATTCCCCAACACGCCGACAGCACGCCACATGGTCGAGAACCCATTCGACGTCGACATTCGCGTCGGCGAAGTACTCGAGGCCGAGGCATTTCCGGAAGCGAACAAACCCAAGATGACCAAACTCTGGATCGATCTGGGTGACAAACACGGCGAGATTCAGTCTGCGGCGCAGTACGACCACCACTACGAACCCGAGGAACTCGAGGGACGGCGCGTACTGTGCGCGACGAACCTTGGTACCGTCCGCATCGCAGGGTTCAAATCCGAGGCGCTGACGGTCGGCGTCCCCGACGAGGAGGAGTATCCAGTGCTGGTCGAACCGGACCGAGACGTGGACGTGCCGCTCGGTGGCCTGCTATTCTAAGACGGTAATCACTTCCACTGCGGATCCCGCAGGGTTTTTGGGATGGAAAGCCAGGCTCCGAGTATGACAGAGGCGACGGGCATCGTCGGGGAGTTCTTCTCGCTCAAGGAGGGCACCGACGCGGAGTTGCTGGCGATGCAGTGTGGCGATTTCTACGAGTTCTTCGGCGAGGACGCGGAAACGGTCAGCGACGAACTCGATCTCAAAGTATCCCAGAAGTCCTCACACGGCTCGTCGTACCCGATGGCCGGCGTGCCATTGGACGACCTGACGCCGTATCTCAAGGCCCTGGTCGAGCGCGGCTACCGGGTCGCCGTCGCCGACCAGTACGAAACCGACTCCGGCCACGCGCGAGAGATTGTCCGCGTCGTGACGCCCGGGACGCTACTCGAGACGAGTGATGCAGACGCGCAGTATTTGGCGGCGGTAGTGGACGGTGGCTCTGGCTCGAGTAGCGGGTCGACGGACGCGCGCTACGGCCTCGCCTTCGCCGACGTGACCACCGGCCGCTTCCTCGTCGCCGAAGCCGCAGACACCGACGAGGCGCTGACGGAACTCTACCGGTTCGATCCCGTCGAGGTACTTCCCGGGCCCGAGAGCAGAACTGACGACGACCTGCTCGGAACCGTTCGGGAGCGCATCGACGCAACCCTCACGCTCCACGAGACGGAGGCGTTCGCACCGAAGCGCGCCGACCACGCAGTCCAGGAACAGTTCGGCAGCGAGACCGTCGATCGACTGGCGGTCGGCGAGGCAGCCATCGCCGCCGCGGGCGCGATCCTTTCCTACGTCGAGGAGACCGGCGCGGGCGTACTCGCCTCGATGACACGGATCCAGTCCCACCACGGCGACGATCACGTCACCCTCGACGCGACGACCCAGCGCAACCTCGAGCTGACCGAAACGATGCAGGGCGAACGCGACGGCTCGCTGTTCGCGACGATCGACCACACGGAGACCAGCGCCGGCGGGCGGCTCCTCAAGGAGTGGCTCCAGCGCCCTCGTCGCGCGCTCGACACGCTCGAACAGCGCCAGGAGAGCGTCGCCGCGCTCGCCTCGGCCGCGCTCGCTCGCGACGAGATGCAGGACACGCTCGGTGAGGCCTACGACCTCGCGCGGCTGGCCTCGAAGGCAACCCACGGCAGCGCAGACGCTCGCGACCTCGTCGCCGTGCGCGAGACGCTCGCCGTGCTGCCGGCGCTCGCGGAGACAATTGAATCCGCGCCAGACCTGGCTGATTCGCCGCTCGCCGAAATCATCGACCGGCCGGACCGCGAGACCGCACGCGAGCTTCGGGAGGCACTCGAGAACGCCATCGCTTCGGACCCCCCGTCGACGGTGACCCAGGGTGAACTCTTCCAGTACGGCTACGACGATGACCTGGACGAGGTCATCGACAGTCACGAGGAGGTCAAGCAGTGGCTCGACACGCTCGCCGAGCGAGAGAAGCGCCAGTACTCCCTCTCGCACGTCACCGTCGACCGGAACAAGACCGACGGCTACTACATCCAGGTCGGCAAGTCCGCCGCCGACGGCGTCCCCGACCATTACGAGCAGATCAAGACGCTCAAGAACTCGAAGCGGTTCACGACCGACGAACTCGCGGAGAAGGAACGCGACGTGCTCCGACTCGAGGAGAAACGAGGGGAACTCGAGTACGAACTCTTCGAGGAGCTCCGGGAAGAGGTCGCCGAGCAGGCGGAACTCCTGCAGGACGTGGGCCGGGCGCTCGCGACGGTCGACGCGCTGGCGAGTCTGGCGACCCACGCGGCCGAGAACCGGTGGGTCAAGCCCGACCTGCACCACGGTGACGCGCTCGACATCGACCAGGGTCGCCACCCCGTCGTCGAGCAGACGACCGAGTTCGTTCCGAACGATGTCCGACTAGACGGCGAGCAGCGAGGCTTCCTGGTCGTTACCGGCCCCAACATGTCCGGAAAGTCGACCTACATGCGCCAGGTCGCCTGTATCGTTCTGCTGGCCCAGATCGGGAGTTTTGTCCCGGCCAAGGAGGCCGAGATCGGCCTCGTCGACGGTATCTTCACCCGCGTCGGTGCGCTCGACGAACTCGCACAGGGCCGGTCGACGTTCATGGTCGAGATGAGCGAACTCTCGAACATCCTCCACGCGGCGACCGACGAGTCGCTGGTCATTCTGGACGAAGTCGGCCGCGGCACGGCGACGTACGATGGCATCTCGATCGCCTGGGCGGCCACCGAGTACCTCCACAACGAAGTCGCAGCGAAGACGCTGTTCGCAACGCACTACCACGAACTGACCGGGCTCGCGGAGAACCTGCCGCGCGTCGCCAACGTCCACATTGCAGCGGACGAACGCGACGGCGACGTGACCTTCCTCCGAACCGTCCGGGACGGTCCGACTGACCGCTCGTACGGGATCCACGTCGCCGATCTGGCGGGCGTCCCCGGCCCCGTCGTCGACCGCGCGCAGGACGTCCTCGAGCGCCTCCGCGAGGAGAAGGCTATCGAGGCGAAGGGAGGACACACGACCGAGCCGGTCCAGACGGTGTTCGATGTGGGAAGCGGCCAGTTCCGCGGGCCGGCGAACGCGGATGGCGGTGAACCGGACGATGCGCCGGACGAGAGTGAGCGTGGGCCTGACCCCGAGACCGAGGCCGTACTCGAGGACCTCGAGGAGCTCGACGTGAACGCGACGCCGCCGGTTGAGCTTATGTCCAAGGTACAGGAATGGCAAGAGAACCTCTCTGAGTGAGTCTGCGCCGACGGCGGAGCCCCTCGTCCATTGTACAACTCTCGGCCGACTGGTTTTACATCGGTAAATCTATACGCCGATTCGCCATTGCATAGCACGATGCACGAACCAGATTATGACGTGTCGGGCGAGACTGCCATCGTCACCGGCGCGAGTCAGGGAATCGGCAAGTCGATCGCGGAGACGCTCGCCGCGAGCGGGGCGAACGTCGCGATCTGTTCGCGCTCGATCGACCGCGTCGGCCCGGTCGCGGAGGCGATTAACGACGCCGAAGACGTGCCTGGCGAGGCCCTCGCCGTCGAGTGTAACGTCCGCGAGCGCGACCAGGTCCAGTCGTTCGTCGACGACACCGTCGAGGCGTTCGGTGACATCGACATCCTCGTCAACAACGCCGGCGGCGAGTTCATCGCGAACTTCGAGGACATCTCGGAGAACGGCTGGAAAACCATTGTCGACCTCAACCTCCACAGCACGGTTCACTGCACCCAGCTCGCCGGCGAGGTCATGCGCGAGGGCGACGGCGGCACGATCATCAACCTCTCGTCGGTCAACGGCCAGCACGCCGCGCCGGGCGAAAGCCACTACAGCGCCTCGAAGGCGGCGATTATCCGACTGACCGAGACGCTCGCGACCGAGTGGGCCGGCGACGGCATCCGCGTCAACTGCGTCGCACCCGGCCTGATCCAGACCCCCGGCGTCGCCGAGACGCTCGGCATCCAGAGCGAGGATATGCCACCGCGCGAGAAAACGGAGCGCCGCATCGGCCACACCGAGGAAATCGCAGACGCCGTCCAGTTCCTCGCCAGTCCGGCAGCCTCGTTCATCACCGGGGAGACGTTGACCATCAAAGGGGTTCCACGCGCCGGGAACTCGATGTCCCAGGACCTGGGACTCGAGTAGATAGTGACGGAGACGGCGTCTCGTGCCCCTCGTGGACGCTGTACTGTTTGCTGCTCACGTTGACGCTGCACCTGACGTATTCTCGACGAACTGCTCGCGAAGCCGGGCGATTCGCCGGTGTGTGGGTGGGTGCGTCGAAACCGGCGACAGGGAGTGCGTTGGAACGATACAGAACGCGTTGAACCCGGCGACCGTCCGGAGGTCTGCATCCGGCGGCGCGGGTTCGCCGTGCAGCGTCGCGAGTGCGCTTGCGAGGGCGTACGGATCGCCCGTGATCGCGACGGCACCGCGGTCAGCAGCGTACTCGCGATACCGCGACAGAACGAGCGTTCCCGGTAGGCTGGCGAGATACACCGGAAGCCCGACGAACAGCAGGTACGTGCCGAGCAGAAACGGCAGCCCGATCAGCCACGAACCGAACGTGAACGTCCGTCTCGCGGTCGACAGCGCGACAGCCGAGACGACCATCGGGAAGCCGGCGACGGTCATCACCGTCGAGTCATCGTTCTTGAGGTATGCGAGTTCGTGCGCGAGGACCGCTTCGAGTTCGTCGTCCTCGAGCGTCCGCAGGAGCCCGGTCGTCACGCAGACGACGGTTCTGTTTCCCGTTCCGGCCGAAAGAGCGTTCGGCTCGTCCGATGGGATCACGGCGACTGGGGGCACCGGGAGGTCGGCCTGGCGAGCCAGCCGCTCGATGGTGTCGTACAGCAGCGGATACTGCTCGCGGTCGATGGCGACCGCGTTCGTCGCCCAGTAGGCGATGTAGTCGGCCTGCGAGACGCTTGTCAGGATGATGACGGCAAAGAGCGCACAGACCACAAGTGCCATGGTCGTCGACAGGACCGAGAGGACGACCCAGCCAAGGACGGCGTATCCGGCGAGTGTGAGGACGAGTGCCAGTAGCATCCGCCACTGAAGCCGTCTGTCGGAGGACCAATCCATACGAGACGTTCACCGACACGAGTCAAATACCTAACTGAACTGGAGCCCGATCGAGTCGTATCGCACTCGTAGCGGGCTACTACGTGCTGGAGTGGACCCAACGACCGATCTCCTGCGGGCATACGCTTTTACAGATTCCGGAAGACACCCACGTATGACCCTTCGACAGTCACTTACCGGAATTACCTGCCCCATCGTCACGCCGTTCGACGAGCGCGGCGCCGTCGACGAACGCGCACTCGGTGATCTACTCGAGTACCTCCTCGCGGGCGACATCGACGCCCTCTTTCCCTGCGGGACGACCGGCGAGTTCGCCAGCCTGTCGCGGGACGAGCACCGGCGC
The DNA window shown above is from Natrialba magadii ATCC 43099 and carries:
- a CDS encoding putative sulfate/molybdate transporter, with the protein product MGHSFRRDAQTELEFSASELTGALGDSVTVLPLLVALAATTSVSLAHVLVGFGVFQIIWGLYYGMPLSVEPMKALVGLAIVGSLSYPELAAAGLLAGGVLLIVGSFGLVGHLQRVVGEPVIRGVQFAVALLLLEAAVDLSLGAPGVAVAGLALVCLLALLGYRQSSVLVVLALGGVAAVLAAGVPAPRLPELTLFPAGSPTISGAALEGTVAQLGMTIGNAAIATALLCGDLYDRDVSADRLSQSMGVTCLAAIPAGGVPMCHGSGGLAGKYAFGARTAGANVLLGVGYIALALVATGALLAAFPMALLGVLLVVVAIELGRAAFDPIPFTDRRALALVAGVGVVGLVVNVGIAFVLGAVVFWLLSE
- a CDS encoding AIR synthase family protein; the encoded protein is MADLGKIDREFFERRIAPNLGADRDDVVLGPTHGVDFGVLDIGGQAFVTATDPLSIPPALGFERAARFALDLVLADVAVSGVAPSHLSVCFTLPETMSDGEFATVWETFHEECVDLGVSVVTGHTARYSDPSHPWVGAATAMGVGEHDEIVRPDGARVGDRLLLTTGPAVESVGLLSTIFADEIDLPADVLADAQERLDEVYAVRDALTAAAAGSGTVTAMHDVTEGGLAGALNEMAAGAGAQFVIDREAVPMRPGVAELCEHLEIDPWAMTSSGSLLIAVDPDGAAAVTDALENRGTVVADIGRVERAESADDSAAGEVVVDGERLDHPNEDPSWAAYAELATE
- the thiD gene encoding bifunctional hydroxymethylpyrimidine kinase/phosphomethylpyrimidine kinase produces the protein MRTPAPDSRPVALTIAGSDSGGGAGIQADLATMTAHGVFGTSAITAVTAQHTRGVERSFALPTEEVTAQIDAVTGDFAVGAAKTGMLATTELVETVAEKAATFEFPLVVDPVMVATTGDRLLEPDAERAYEDLLSEATLATPNADEAEVLTDIAVTDEESAREAGEAIRDLGVDAVLVKGGHVPGETVTDLLVTEAGTTTFEHPRVGTAATHGSGCTLAAAIAARLATGDDLETAVSGATDFLARAVRYAYDVGEGDGAVNHAVDLRNQAAREPTAEAVQTVVDRLVNADVTALVPEVGMNVVGATPYAESVDETAAVEGRITRTLSGIQPNRGVRFGASSHVARFLLSAREFSPDLRFAVNCRFGPDVEAALEALEWDVAEYDRGDEPTSSAEQEGETMGWGAQQAFGGRDGEQSQESQEPSTAVIDRGAVGKEAMTKLVAADPATLAERVVALDAALER
- a CDS encoding tRNA-binding protein; translated protein: MVENPFDVDIRVGEVLEAEAFPEANKPKMTKLWIDLGDKHGEIQSAAQYDHHYEPEELEGRRVLCATNLGTVRIAGFKSEALTVGVPDEEEYPVLVEPDRDVDVPLGGLLF
- the mutS gene encoding DNA mismatch repair protein MutS; this encodes MTEATGIVGEFFSLKEGTDAELLAMQCGDFYEFFGEDAETVSDELDLKVSQKSSHGSSYPMAGVPLDDLTPYLKALVERGYRVAVADQYETDSGHAREIVRVVTPGTLLETSDADAQYLAAVVDGGSGSSSGSTDARYGLAFADVTTGRFLVAEAADTDEALTELYRFDPVEVLPGPESRTDDDLLGTVRERIDATLTLHETEAFAPKRADHAVQEQFGSETVDRLAVGEAAIAAAGAILSYVEETGAGVLASMTRIQSHHGDDHVTLDATTQRNLELTETMQGERDGSLFATIDHTETSAGGRLLKEWLQRPRRALDTLEQRQESVAALASAALARDEMQDTLGEAYDLARLASKATHGSADARDLVAVRETLAVLPALAETIESAPDLADSPLAEIIDRPDRETARELREALENAIASDPPSTVTQGELFQYGYDDDLDEVIDSHEEVKQWLDTLAEREKRQYSLSHVTVDRNKTDGYYIQVGKSAADGVPDHYEQIKTLKNSKRFTTDELAEKERDVLRLEEKRGELEYELFEELREEVAEQAELLQDVGRALATVDALASLATHAAENRWVKPDLHHGDALDIDQGRHPVVEQTTEFVPNDVRLDGEQRGFLVVTGPNMSGKSTYMRQVACIVLLAQIGSFVPAKEAEIGLVDGIFTRVGALDELAQGRSTFMVEMSELSNILHAATDESLVILDEVGRGTATYDGISIAWAATEYLHNEVAAKTLFATHYHELTGLAENLPRVANVHIAADERDGDVTFLRTVRDGPTDRSYGIHVADLAGVPGPVVDRAQDVLERLREEKAIEAKGGHTTEPVQTVFDVGSGQFRGPANADGGEPDDAPDESERGPDPETEAVLEDLEELDVNATPPVELMSKVQEWQENLSE
- a CDS encoding SDR family NAD(P)-dependent oxidoreductase gives rise to the protein MHEPDYDVSGETAIVTGASQGIGKSIAETLAASGANVAICSRSIDRVGPVAEAINDAEDVPGEALAVECNVRERDQVQSFVDDTVEAFGDIDILVNNAGGEFIANFEDISENGWKTIVDLNLHSTVHCTQLAGEVMREGDGGTIINLSSVNGQHAAPGESHYSASKAAIIRLTETLATEWAGDGIRVNCVAPGLIQTPGVAETLGIQSEDMPPREKTERRIGHTEEIADAVQFLASPAASFITGETLTIKGVPRAGNSMSQDLGLE
- a CDS encoding M48 family metalloprotease; translation: MDWSSDRRLQWRMLLALVLTLAGYAVLGWVVLSVLSTTMALVVCALFAVIILTSVSQADYIAYWATNAVAIDREQYPLLYDTIERLARQADLPVPPVAVIPSDEPNALSAGTGNRTVVCVTTGLLRTLEDDELEAVLAHELAYLKNDDSTVMTVAGFPMVVSAVALSTARRTFTFGSWLIGLPFLLGTYLLFVGLPVYLASLPGTLVLSRYREYAADRGAVAITGDPYALASALATLHGEPAPPDADLRTVAGFNAFCIVPTHSLSPVSTHPPTHRRIARLREQFVENTSGAAST